Proteins encoded together in one Portunus trituberculatus isolate SZX2019 chromosome 39, ASM1759143v1, whole genome shotgun sequence window:
- the LOC123515489 gene encoding uncharacterized protein LOC123515489, translating into MARPMVVAVLVVSLAGLMTSALPSVPIGSARAELLTLSQDYWDWKTQEFPYFSTMLGLNDDTAARLDSYDKQRLQQRKVKCEKFLQQANQIDAASLPPEDLITLKVFKEEINTYVQNFPHKKYFAPVTSLSGPQNSLTYLVEKLVVLDSYNDYQKLLSRYADFPRQAQEILTLLKENIKDNIMPSSWSMVGVVDHFDKLLVPVNETVFYEPFINMSDTVTTEQRITLKQQAQHRIKKDLLPSLKEIRDFIADQYLPATRTEVGVSSLPGGKAYYQACLKFHTTTDLTPQEIHDLGQKEVARIEAEVHKTAAEIGMKGKTFSEISQALKNDPAQKFTSKNDLLDTFRNAVYNDIYPRVKQMFPRLPQTNVTVEGDDNPGALFAVYSEPSMDGSRIGSFILNTHSYESRKKYEVMALSLHETYPGHHLEAIYTKLNPSIPIFRKYVDYTSGINAPARFPLRTAITEGWGLYSEFLGEELGLYTDPYQRMGRHSFELLRASRLVVDTGMHALDWSRDRAVAFLMNHTALSDSGIQGEINRYLTYPGQACSYKIGEIKLKELRQKAQKVLGSSFQLADFHDVVLGCFASLKIVEECVTTYIASATQCPV; encoded by the exons ATGGCACGcccgatggtggtggcggtgctggtaGTGAGCCTGGCGGGGCTGATGACCTCTGCGCTGCCTTCGGTTCCTATAGGCTCGGCCCGCGCGGAGCTGCTCACTCTCTCCCAAGACTACTGGGACTGGAAGACTCAGGAGTTCCCTTATTTTTCCACGATG CTTGGCCTCAACGACGACACCGCAGCCCGCCTCGACTCGTACGACAAGCAACGCCTGCAGCAGCGTAAG GTTAAGTGCGAGAAGTTCCTGCAGCAAGCCAATCAGATAGACGCCGCCTCGCTCCCACCGGAAGACTTGATCACGCTCAAGGTGTTCAAGGAGGAAATAaacacctacgtgcaaaacttcCCTCATAAGAA GTACTTCGCGCCCGTCACTTCCCTGTCTGGGCCTCAGAATTCCCTCACGTACTTGGTGGAGAAGCTTGTGGTCCTCGACTCTTACAACGATTACCAGAAGCTCCTCTCAAG GTACGCCGACTTTCCCAGACAGGCACAGGAGATCCTCACACTGCTGAAGGAAAACATCAAGGACAACATCATGCCCTCCAGTTGGTCCATG GTGGGCGTGGTGGATCACTTTGACAAACTGCTCGTCCCGGTGAATGAAACTGTGTTTTACGAGCCGTTCATCAACATGTCCGACACCGTGACCACAGAGCAAAG GATCACACTGAAGCAGCAGGCGCAGCACAGGATCAAGAAGGACTTGCTCCCTTCCTTgaaggaaattagagatttcATAGCG GATCAGTACCTGCCGGCCACCAGGACTGAAGTGGGGGTGTCGTCGCTGCCTGGCGGGAAGGCTTACTACCAGGCCTGTCTCAaattccacaccaccacagaccTCACGCCGCAGGAGATCCACGACCTGGGCCAGAAGGAGGTGGCGAGGATCGAGGCGGAAGTGCACAAG ACTGCTGCGGAGATCGGGATGAAAGGCAAGACTTTCTCTGAGATCAGCCAGGCCCTCAAGAATGACCCGGCACAAAAGTTCACCAGCAAGAATGACCTCCTGGACACCTTCAGGAACGCTGTCTACAACGACATCTATCCCCGGGTGAAGCAAATGTTCCCCAGATTACCGCAGACCAACGTCAC AGTTGAGGGAGATGACAACCCAGGCGCCCTCTTTGCTGTGTACTCCGAACCCTCCATGGACGGCTCGCGCATCGGCTCCTTCATCCTCAACACTCACTCTTACGAGTCCAG GAAGAAGTACGAGGTGATGGCGCTGTCCCTGCACGAGACGTACCCTGGCCACCACCTGGAGGCCATTTACACAAAGCTGAACCCTTCCATCCCGATCTTCCGCAAGTACGTTGACTACACCTCCGGTATCAACGCCCCAGCCAGGTTCCCGCTGCGCACCGCCATCACCGAGGGCTGGGGCCTGTACTCCGAGTTTCTTGGGGAGGAACTCGGCCTCTATACTGACCCTTATCAGAG GATGGGCCGCCACTCTTTCGAGCTGTTGCGTGCTAGTCGTTTGGTGGTGGACACAGGCATGCACGCGCTGGACTGGTCCAGGGACAGGGCTGTGGCTTTCCTCATGAACCACACAGCGCTTTCTGATAGTGgcatacag GGTGAAATCAACAGGTACCTCACGTATCCAGGGCAAGCATGCTCTTACAAAATTGGAGAGATAAAGTTAAAAGAACTACGACAGAAAGCCCAGAAAGTCCTAGGAAGCAGTTTTCAGCTCGCAGACTTCCATGACGTGGTGCTGGGGTGCTTTGCGTCACTAAAGATCGTGGAGGAGTGTGTCACAACCTACATTGCATCCGCCACACAGTGCCCAGTTTAG
- the LOC123515563 gene encoding protein ZBED8-like, translating to MDHLSQLDDEFRRYFPDLSPQHAGLAKNPFLCQVDDVLEDAQEEFIELLHDSTAKNVFQSNSLSSFWCSMMESYPKISDLAVRVLLPFASTYLCESGFSSLLAIKTKSRNKLSVEDDLRCALAATEPRIHELVAQNNHKSPIEKYKVTYFFATNEKFHSLLFL from the coding sequence ATGGACCACTTGTCTCAGCTAGATGATGAATTTCGCCGTTACTTTCCTGACTTGAGCCCTCAGCATGCAGGATTAGCAAAAAATCCTTTCTTATGTCAGGTTGATGATGTGTTAGAAGACGCACAAGAAGAGTTCATTGAGCTTCTCCATGATTCAACAGCCAAGAATGTGTTCCAGTCAAACTCCTTGTCTAGCTTCTGGTGTTCAATGAtggaatcatatccaaaaataagTGATCTGGCAGTTCGAGTTCTTTTGCCTTTTGCTTCAACCTACCTGTGCGAAAGtgggttttcttcattacttgcaataaaaacaaaatcaaggaacAAGCTGTCTGTGGAAGATGACTTGAGGTGTGCACTGGCTGCCACTGAGCCAAGGATTCATGAGCTGGTTGctcaaaacaaccacaaaagtcccattgagaaatataaagtgacatACTTTTTCGCAACCAATGAAAAGTTTCATTCACTgctgtttttgtga